The proteins below are encoded in one region of Methanofollis aquaemaris:
- a CDS encoding acetyl-CoA carboxylase biotin carboxylase subunit translates to MRYFEKVLIANRGEIAIRVMRGCRELGIETVAVYSTPDKNALHVKYADEAFFVGEAPPQKSYLNMERILEIAKMSGAEAVHPGYGFLAENATFARRVEEEGLTFIGPSWKTIEMMGSKIESKQAMKAAGVPVLPGTEGGVKSLDEAAKVAEEIGYPVIVKASAGGGGIGMHIVNSPAELEEAIKGSMKIAESAFGDPTVFIEKYLVKPRHIEFQVLADRYGNTLHLYDRECSIQRRHQKLVEEAPSPIMTDELRERMSASAVTVAKTSGYKNAGTVEFLYADGEYYFMEMNTRLQVEHTITEMITGIDLVKQQLAVAAGLDLPFGQEDVSIRGHAIECRINAEDPLNNFMADPGKIVRYRSPGGPGIRVDSGIHMGYAIPPNYDSMISKLCAWGQTRMEAIERMRRAIYEYVILGVKTTLPLHHAIMHNREFVQGNTHTHFLKEEHIAQALSRSLREEETRMQTLAASLRQGKEMAAISAAVNVYVNQRRRG, encoded by the coding sequence ATGAGGTATTTTGAGAAGGTACTCATCGCGAACAGGGGCGAGATCGCGATCCGGGTGATGCGGGGGTGCCGCGAACTCGGGATCGAGACGGTGGCGGTCTACTCGACGCCGGACAAGAATGCCCTCCATGTGAAGTACGCCGACGAGGCGTTCTTCGTCGGCGAGGCGCCGCCCCAGAAGAGTTACCTGAATATGGAGCGGATCCTCGAGATCGCAAAGATGTCGGGGGCCGAGGCGGTCCATCCGGGCTATGGGTTCCTGGCCGAGAATGCGACGTTCGCGCGACGCGTCGAGGAGGAGGGGCTCACCTTCATCGGGCCGTCCTGGAAGACCATCGAGATGATGGGCTCGAAGATCGAGAGCAAGCAGGCGATGAAGGCGGCCGGCGTCCCGGTTCTTCCGGGGACCGAGGGCGGGGTGAAAAGTCTGGACGAGGCCGCAAAGGTCGCCGAAGAGATCGGGTACCCGGTCATCGTCAAGGCGAGCGCTGGCGGCGGTGGGATCGGGATGCACATCGTCAACTCGCCGGCAGAACTCGAGGAGGCGATCAAGGGGAGCATGAAGATCGCGGAGTCGGCCTTCGGCGATCCGACGGTCTTCATCGAGAAGTACCTGGTCAAGCCGCGTCACATCGAGTTCCAGGTGCTCGCCGACCGGTACGGCAACACGCTCCACCTGTACGATCGCGAGTGTTCGATCCAGCGCCGCCACCAGAAACTCGTCGAGGAGGCGCCCAGCCCCATCATGACCGATGAACTCCGCGAGCGGATGTCCGCCTCGGCGGTGACGGTCGCCAAGACTTCGGGCTACAAGAACGCGGGGACGGTGGAGTTCCTGTACGCCGACGGCGAGTATTATTTCATGGAGATGAACACCCGTCTCCAGGTCGAGCACACGATCACCGAGATGATCACCGGCATCGATCTCGTCAAGCAGCAGCTGGCGGTCGCGGCCGGGCTCGACCTCCCCTTCGGCCAGGAGGATGTCAGTATCCGCGGGCACGCGATCGAGTGCCGGATCAATGCGGAGGACCCGCTCAACAACTTCATGGCAGACCCCGGCAAGATCGTGCGGTACCGCTCGCCGGGCGGGCCGGGGATCAGGGTGGACTCGGGGATCCATATGGGCTATGCGATCCCGCCGAACTACGACTCGATGATCTCCAAACTCTGCGCCTGGGGGCAGACGAGGATGGAAGCGATCGAGCGGATGCGCCGGGCGATCTACGAGTATGTCATCCTGGGCGTGAAGACGACTCTCCCTCTCCACCATGCGATCATGCACAACCGCGAGTTCGTGCAGGGCAATACTCATACCCATTTCCTCAAGGAGGAGCATATTGCCCAGGCGCTCAGCCGCTCGCTGCGTGAGGAGGAGACACGCATGCAGACGCTGGCGGCGTCGTTGCGCCAGGGGAAAGAGATGGCGGCGATTTCGGCCGCGGTCAATGTCTACGTCAACCAGCGGCGGCGGGGATAG
- the oadA gene encoding sodium-extruding oxaloacetate decarboxylase subunit alpha, giving the protein MSAANPTRVYITDTTLRDAHQSLIATRMRTEDMLPLARKMDDVGFFSLEAWGGATFDSGIRFLNDDPWERLRDLKAELAKTPIQMLLRGQNLVGYRHYPDDVVEKFVDAAYKNGVDIFRVFDALNDIRNMEKAFASVKAQGAHLQGTISYTTSPVHTTAKFIEMAEELAAHDCDSICIKDMAGLIMPEATRSLISGIKERVDIPICLHSHSTSGIASMSYQAAIEAGVDILDTAMSPFALGTSQPPTESVVASLKGTTRDTGIDLHALRAARDLCLGLREKYGGLLDPISERVDSDVLVYQLPGGMISNLVSQLKEQDALNRLDEVLAEIPRVREDLGYPPLVTPTSQIVGTQAVLNVLMGAERYSNVTKEVKDYVRGLYGRPPAAISGEIRVRIIGDEEVITVRPADLLEPAYEKMREQAEKDGLVRKEEDVLTYILYPAIAPSFLKGERKPEPIPEAVQAVQAAAEVPGFMEVEVDGEVFSVRILSVEGSAVETAVPAVGKEIPRGEIAGGVKSNMQGMVLEVRASVGAKVKKGDVLLVLEAMKMENPIYAAADGKVAEIFVDVGDVVQNGDVLMVVE; this is encoded by the coding sequence ATGAGTGCAGCCAACCCTACACGAGTATATATTACCGATACAACGCTCAGGGATGCCCATCAATCGCTCATCGCCACCAGAATGAGGACCGAGGACATGCTCCCTCTGGCCCGCAAGATGGACGATGTGGGATTCTTCTCCCTTGAAGCATGGGGTGGTGCGACCTTTGACAGCGGTATCAGGTTCCTTAACGACGACCCCTGGGAACGGCTCAGGGACCTGAAAGCAGAGCTCGCAAAGACCCCGATCCAGATGCTGCTGCGGGGGCAGAACCTGGTAGGCTACCGGCACTATCCCGACGACGTCGTCGAGAAATTCGTCGACGCGGCGTACAAAAACGGCGTTGATATCTTCAGGGTCTTCGACGCCCTCAACGATATCAGAAATATGGAGAAGGCCTTCGCCTCGGTGAAGGCGCAGGGCGCCCATCTCCAGGGCACGATCTCGTACACGACGAGTCCGGTGCATACCACTGCGAAGTTCATCGAGATGGCCGAGGAACTGGCGGCCCATGACTGTGACTCGATCTGTATCAAGGACATGGCCGGGCTGATCATGCCCGAGGCGACCCGCAGCCTCATCTCCGGGATCAAGGAACGGGTCGACATCCCGATCTGTCTCCACTCGCACTCGACGAGCGGGATCGCCTCGATGAGTTACCAGGCGGCCATTGAGGCCGGGGTCGATATCCTGGACACGGCGATGTCGCCCTTCGCCCTCGGCACCTCTCAGCCCCCGACCGAGAGCGTGGTGGCCTCCCTCAAGGGCACGACGCGCGATACCGGGATCGATCTCCATGCGCTCAGAGCTGCAAGAGATCTCTGCCTCGGGCTCAGGGAGAAGTACGGCGGGCTCCTCGACCCCATCTCAGAGCGGGTGGACAGCGACGTGCTCGTCTACCAGTTGCCCGGCGGAATGATCTCGAACCTGGTCTCCCAGCTCAAGGAGCAGGACGCCCTCAACCGTCTCGACGAGGTGCTCGCCGAGATCCCGCGGGTGCGCGAAGATCTCGGTTACCCTCCCCTGGTCACCCCGACGAGCCAGATCGTGGGGACGCAGGCGGTCCTCAACGTCCTGATGGGAGCAGAGCGCTACTCCAACGTGACCAAGGAGGTCAAGGACTATGTCAGGGGGCTGTACGGGCGGCCGCCCGCCGCGATCTCCGGGGAGATCAGGGTCAGGATCATCGGCGACGAAGAGGTGATCACCGTGAGGCCGGCCGACCTGCTGGAGCCTGCCTACGAGAAGATGCGCGAGCAGGCCGAAAAGGACGGGCTGGTCAGGAAGGAGGAGGATGTCCTCACCTACATCCTGTACCCGGCGATCGCGCCCTCGTTCCTCAAGGGCGAGCGCAAACCCGAGCCCATCCCCGAAGCGGTCCAGGCAGTCCAGGCGGCGGCCGAGGTGCCGGGCTTCATGGAGGTCGAGGTCGACGGCGAGGTCTTCTCGGTGCGGATCCTCTCGGTCGAGGGGAGCGCGGTCGAGACGGCCGTCCCTGCCGTCGGCAAAGAGATCCCGAGAGGCGAGATCGCTGGCGGGGTCAAGTCCAACATGCAGGGCATGGTCCTTGAGGTGCGGGCGAGTGTCGGTGCAAAGGTGAAGAAGGGCGACGTCCTCCTGGTCCTGGAGGCGATGAAGATGGAGAACCCCATCTACGCCGCTGCAGACGGAAAGGTCGCCGAGATCTTCGTGGACGTCGGCGATGTCGTCCAGAACGGCGACGTGCTCATGGTGGTCGAGTAG
- a CDS encoding biotin--[acetyl-CoA-carboxylase] ligase — MNELTRKVLTTLEAAEGPVTPEALGKELGIPISSVTRQIKDLREAGYDIESSIDSGYHLVRVGDALTPEAIKKVLKTTVIGKEIVYYESTTSTNWAAKKLCAEQDAASLHGTMVIAGEQTGGFGRLGRAWASPKGGIWASVILTPALPIDSLPMIMMAASVAVARAIRRKYDLGALIKWPNDVYIGDKKVAGLILELSSEGDEVHYCLLGLGIDANVDLDELSPELQRMVTSISAELGHEVDRASLLAVIMREFESRYRILESGEFDPIIREWKSLSLTLDTRVSIRTMRKTFEGVAIDIDQHGALIIRRDNGRVEKVVAGDIAHL, encoded by the coding sequence ATGAATGAACTAACCAGAAAAGTTCTTACGACACTTGAGGCCGCCGAGGGTCCGGTCACGCCCGAGGCGCTCGGCAAGGAACTCGGGATCCCCATCTCCTCGGTCACCAGACAAATCAAAGACCTGAGAGAGGCGGGGTACGATATAGAGTCATCCATCGATTCAGGATATCACCTGGTCAGGGTCGGCGACGCCCTCACCCCGGAGGCGATCAAAAAGGTGCTCAAGACCACGGTCATCGGCAAAGAGATCGTCTATTATGAGAGCACCACCTCCACGAACTGGGCGGCGAAGAAACTCTGCGCCGAGCAGGACGCGGCCTCCCTCCACGGGACGATGGTCATCGCCGGGGAACAGACCGGCGGGTTCGGTCGGCTCGGCCGCGCCTGGGCTTCGCCGAAGGGCGGGATCTGGGCGAGCGTGATCCTCACGCCGGCCCTCCCCATCGACTCCCTCCCGATGATCATGATGGCCGCCTCGGTCGCGGTGGCACGGGCGATCCGGAGAAAATATGATCTCGGGGCCCTGATCAAATGGCCCAACGACGTATATATCGGGGACAAGAAAGTCGCCGGCCTCATCCTCGAGCTCTCCAGCGAGGGCGATGAGGTGCACTACTGTCTCCTGGGCCTGGGCATCGACGCCAACGTGGACCTCGACGAACTCTCGCCCGAACTGCAGCGGATGGTCACCTCGATCTCGGCCGAACTCGGGCACGAGGTCGACCGCGCCTCGCTCCTCGCCGTGATCATGCGCGAGTTCGAGAGCAGGTACCGGATCCTCGAGAGCGGCGAGTTCGATCCGATCATCAGGGAGTGGAAGAGTCTCTCGCTGACCCTTGATACGCGGGTCTCGATCCGGACGATGCGAAAGACCTTCGAGGGGGTCGCCATCGATATCGATCAGCATGGCGCTCTGATCATCAGGCGCGACAACGGACGGGTCGAGAAGGTCGTGGCCGGCGACATCGCACATCTCTAG
- a CDS encoding ATP-binding cassette domain-containing protein, translated as MQVVCEDVRFTRGEFTLSCTGTFCPGLHFVTGRVGSGKTTLALLLAGLLDPLSGRVRRDEVERLTLSFQNPEYHVTGATVRAEIRSYGVDAAGVAAGVGLTDRLDDDPFALSRGELKRLHLASLLAGEYDLLVLDEPFSSLDCIQKHRLCRALETRRGGITIIFTHERQVLPAVDHLWEVEEGQVLDLGAVPEALARWRHAPQYLKEARARGDAPENITFRDAMEARCRTRD; from the coding sequence ATGCAGGTTGTCTGTGAAGACGTGCGCTTTACGAGAGGAGAGTTCACCCTCTCGTGCACCGGCACCTTTTGCCCGGGTCTCCACTTCGTCACCGGCCGGGTCGGGAGCGGGAAGACCACGCTTGCCCTCCTCCTTGCCGGACTCCTCGATCCCCTCTCCGGCAGGGTGCGCCGGGACGAGGTGGAGCGTCTCACCCTCTCCTTCCAGAACCCCGAATACCATGTGACCGGGGCGACGGTCAGGGCCGAGATCAGATCGTACGGTGTCGACGCCGCCGGGGTCGCCGCCGGGGTCGGGCTTACCGACCGCCTGGACGACGATCCCTTCGCCCTCTCGCGGGGCGAACTGAAACGTCTCCACCTCGCTTCCCTCCTCGCCGGTGAGTACGATCTTCTGGTCCTCGACGAGCCCTTCAGTTCCCTGGACTGCATCCAGAAACACCGGCTCTGTCGCGCCCTCGAAACGCGGCGCGGCGGGATCACCATCATCTTCACCCACGAACGCCAGGTGCTCCCCGCGGTCGACCATCTCTGGGAGGTCGAGGAGGGACAGGTGCTCGACCTCGGGGCGGTGCCCGAAGCGCTCGCGCGCTGGCGGCACGCCCCGCAGTATCTCAAAGAGGCGCGTGCGCGCGGGGACGCACCCGAGAACATCACCTTCAGAGACGCCATGGAGGCACGATGCAGGACGCGCGACTGA
- a CDS encoding DUF2111 domain-containing protein, which translates to MDQYIISASSTSDDLLPMVMALHHLLGGLPVTARSRDVPGLRVEDKKVLDDRYTGPVLEAAIQGNELKKTVPRSGPYRGVPVVVAPVRDGTGTAIGAIGVVDITGIFDLATLMEHQSAILQQVCGKDPCPLPTESVAAKR; encoded by the coding sequence ATGGACCAGTATATCATCTCTGCCTCGTCCACGTCCGACGACCTCCTGCCGATGGTGATGGCGCTCCACCATCTCCTCGGCGGGCTCCCGGTCACGGCGCGTTCCAGAGACGTTCCGGGCCTGCGGGTCGAGGATAAGAAAGTGCTCGACGACCGGTATACCGGTCCGGTGCTCGAAGCCGCGATCCAGGGGAACGAACTGAAGAAAACTGTTCCTCGGTCCGGCCCGTACCGGGGGGTGCCGGTCGTCGTCGCCCCGGTGCGGGACGGCACCGGCACGGCGATCGGCGCCATCGGCGTCGTCGATATCACCGGCATCTTCGACCTTGCCACGCTCATGGAGCATCAGTCTGCGATCCTGCAGCAGGTCTGTGGAAAAGATCCCTGTCCACTCCCGACAGAATCTGTCGCTGCGAAAAGGTAA
- a CDS encoding MFS transporter produces the protein MQLTRIFMVTDVAPSTAPASPRREAPAFAGILFTHDPMLILSILLFGFLLWSSFAATISMVHELVPTQIGLILGHFMGIAMGAGGIGGSIPGVITDHFGLTATLATFT, from the coding sequence GTGCAACTGACTCGTATTTTCATGGTGACCGATGTCGCGCCATCGACCGCGCCAGCGTCTCCTCGTCGAGAGGCACCTGCATTTGCTGGCATCCTTTTCACGCACGACCCCATGCTCATCTTGTCGATTCTTCTGTTCGGCTTCCTCCTCTGGTCGTCCTTCGCGGCCACGATCTCCATGGTTCATGAGCTCGTGCCAACACAGATCGGCCTGATCTTGGGACATTTCATGGGGATCGCCATGGGTGCGGGCGGGATCGGCGGTTCGATCCCCGGCGTGATCACCGACCATTTCGGTCTGACGGCAACGCTTGCAACGTTCACCTAA
- a CDS encoding ATP-binding cassette domain-containing protein, protein MITITGLRHQILSIPFLTLEEGYTAVIGQNGSGKSTLLSLLAGLALPAAGTISVDDRPPRGVEVGWVAEFPDQSLLFTRVYDEVAGPSRFAHLPCAEVARRVDEAAALVGIESLLPRTFRELSGGERALVALATALSSRPELLVLDEFDSHLDAETVGKVGEALAASGARYSVRCTQDMETAASADMVLYLQGGKVRHAGPPDQVFSALKETCFYPYSRRMRDAGCL, encoded by the coding sequence ATGATCACGATCACCGGTCTCAGGCATCAGATCCTCTCCATCCCCTTCCTCACTCTGGAGGAAGGATATACGGCGGTCATCGGCCAAAACGGCAGCGGCAAGTCGACCCTCCTCTCCCTCCTCGCCGGCCTTGCGCTTCCCGCGGCCGGAACGATCTCGGTCGACGATCGGCCGCCGCGGGGGGTGGAGGTCGGGTGGGTTGCTGAGTTTCCCGACCAGAGTCTTCTTTTCACCAGGGTCTACGACGAGGTGGCCGGGCCCTCGCGGTTTGCTCATCTCCCGTGCGCCGAGGTGGCGCGACGGGTCGACGAGGCCGCGGCCCTCGTCGGGATCGAGTCTCTCCTCCCCCGCACCTTCAGGGAACTCTCCGGGGGAGAGCGCGCCCTCGTCGCCCTTGCGACCGCCCTCTCCTCCCGGCCCGAACTCCTGGTCCTCGACGAGTTCGACTCGCACCTCGACGCCGAGACCGTCGGGAAGGTCGGCGAGGCGCTCGCCGCGTCGGGCGCCCGGTACTCTGTCAGGTGTACCCAGGATATGGAGACGGCGGCCTCCGCCGACATGGTCCTCTATCTCCAGGGGGGAAAGGTGCGGCATGCCGGCCCTCCCGACCAGGTCTTTTCGGCGTTGAAGGAAACCTGCTTCTACCCGTACTCACGGAGGATGCGCGATGCAGGTTGTCTGTGA
- a CDS encoding biotin transporter BioY produces the protein MYGDERRSRIIAESAGFIALIAAGSWISFPFFPVPITLQTFFVLLSGAVMKRWAVVPATLYLVLGVLGLPIFHNGTAGLGVLLGPTGGYILGFIGAALVAGLAYEHASEKVRVAGLALATGVIYLFGIPWLALSTGMSAWAAVVGGMLLFLPGDAVKAAAAYLVARRLA, from the coding sequence ATGTACGGAGACGAACGTCGTTCCAGGATTATCGCAGAGTCCGCCGGGTTCATCGCCCTCATCGCGGCGGGTTCGTGGATCTCTTTCCCCTTCTTTCCGGTCCCCATCACGCTCCAGACCTTCTTCGTCCTCCTCTCAGGGGCGGTGATGAAGCGCTGGGCGGTGGTGCCGGCGACGCTGTACCTCGTCCTCGGGGTGCTCGGCCTCCCGATCTTCCACAACGGGACCGCGGGCCTGGGTGTTCTCCTCGGCCCGACCGGGGGATATATCCTCGGCTTCATCGGGGCGGCGCTGGTCGCGGGCCTCGCCTACGAGCATGCCTCCGAGAAGGTGCGGGTCGCGGGTCTGGCCCTGGCCACCGGGGTCATCTATCTCTTCGGCATCCCATGGCTCGCCCTCTCGACCGGCATGAGTGCCTGGGCGGCGGTCGTCGGCGGCATGCTCCTCTTCCTCCCCGGCGACGCGGTGAAGGCGGCGGCCGCTTACCTGGTGGCCAGACGGTTGGCATGA